In the Brucella anthropi ATCC 49188 genome, one interval contains:
- a CDS encoding dihydrodipicolinate synthase family protein, with product MSNHQVTLPDSKGSLHSYTLTGTPTSRPANPPQFNRIAYAAAHVVSDPLKDARPWNDPAIDWDTTMAFRHHLWSLGFKIAEAMDTSQRGMGLNWAGAQELIRRSLADSKTVAGADLASGAGTDHLDPADAKNLDDVIKAYETQAGFIEKHGGRFILMASRALARIARSPDDYAKVYGRILGQARDKVVLHWLGDMFDPQLKGYWGSENFDDALDTVIDIIGAHRDKVEGIKISLLEERYEIALRDRLPEGVLCFTGDDFNYAPLIEGDGNKHSHALLGIFDAVAPQASSALSALAAGDNARFRAIIEPTVPLSRKIFEAPTQYYKAGVVFLAWLNGHQNHFTMPAGMQSARGILHYADIFRLADQANVLDQPDLAISRMKQLLAIYGVE from the coding sequence ATGAGCAACCATCAAGTGACATTGCCGGATAGCAAGGGAAGCCTGCATTCCTACACGCTGACCGGGACACCAACCTCACGTCCAGCAAACCCGCCGCAGTTCAATCGCATTGCCTATGCAGCAGCGCATGTGGTTTCCGATCCGCTGAAAGATGCCCGTCCATGGAACGACCCGGCGATCGACTGGGACACGACAATGGCTTTCCGGCATCATCTGTGGAGCCTCGGTTTCAAGATCGCGGAAGCGATGGATACGTCACAGCGCGGCATGGGACTGAACTGGGCAGGTGCGCAGGAACTGATCCGCCGTTCGCTGGCAGACAGCAAGACCGTAGCGGGTGCTGATCTCGCGAGCGGTGCAGGCACTGACCACCTTGATCCCGCCGATGCAAAAAACCTCGATGATGTGATCAAGGCCTATGAGACACAGGCTGGGTTCATCGAAAAGCATGGCGGGCGTTTCATCCTGATGGCAAGCCGTGCCCTGGCGCGCATCGCCAGATCACCCGACGATTATGCCAAGGTCTATGGCCGAATTCTCGGTCAAGCCCGCGACAAGGTCGTGCTGCACTGGCTGGGCGATATGTTCGACCCGCAGCTTAAAGGCTATTGGGGTTCGGAAAATTTCGACGATGCGCTTGATACGGTAATCGACATCATTGGAGCCCATCGCGACAAGGTGGAAGGCATCAAAATCTCGCTGCTGGAGGAGCGCTACGAGATCGCACTGCGCGACCGCCTGCCGGAAGGCGTGCTCTGTTTCACGGGCGATGATTTCAACTATGCGCCGCTGATCGAAGGCGACGGAAACAAGCACAGTCATGCGCTACTCGGCATTTTCGATGCCGTTGCACCACAGGCATCCAGCGCGCTTTCAGCACTCGCCGCAGGCGACAATGCCCGCTTCCGCGCCATCATTGAGCCAACAGTGCCGCTATCACGGAAAATCTTTGAAGCACCGACACAATATTACAAGGCTGGCGTCGTGTTCCTGGCCTGGCTGAACGGTCACCAGAACCATTTCACCATGCCAGCCGGAATGCAGTCAGCGCGCGGCATCTTGCATTACGCCGACATATTCCGTCTCGCCGATCAGGCCAATGTGCTCGACCAGCCAGACCTCGCCATCAGCCGCATGAAACAGCTTCTGGCGATTTACGGCGTGGAATGA
- a CDS encoding enoyl-CoA hydratase/isomerase family protein: protein MAQRIEISIENHIAVMTIKRPEKLNAFDIELLQELSAACDQVEADSSVRVAILTGEGKAFSAGGDIKAWGGMEPQEFGHAWVRYGHRVFERLATLRVPLIAAMNGHALGGGLELAGAADIRIVERQAKIGLPETSLGMIPGWSGTQRLVRRFGAQIVRRMVLGGEMFTADEALSHGLVDAVVETGAALQAAQDYAARVAKRGPAALEISKLMLSVANGEDSGTAVETLGSILVAKTDDLKEGVRSFTEKREANFEGKW, encoded by the coding sequence ATGGCCCAACGGATAGAAATCTCGATCGAGAACCACATCGCCGTCATGACGATCAAGCGGCCCGAAAAGCTCAATGCGTTTGATATCGAGCTTTTGCAGGAATTGTCTGCCGCCTGTGACCAGGTGGAAGCGGACAGCAGCGTGCGGGTAGCGATCCTGACCGGTGAGGGCAAAGCCTTTTCCGCCGGTGGTGACATCAAGGCATGGGGCGGCATGGAACCGCAGGAATTCGGCCATGCCTGGGTGCGCTATGGGCATCGTGTATTCGAACGTCTGGCGACTTTGCGTGTACCCTTGATCGCCGCGATGAACGGTCATGCTTTGGGCGGCGGGCTGGAACTAGCAGGCGCCGCCGATATTCGCATTGTCGAACGACAGGCAAAAATCGGCCTGCCGGAAACCTCGCTCGGCATGATCCCCGGCTGGTCGGGCACACAGCGTCTTGTGCGCCGTTTTGGTGCGCAGATCGTGCGCCGCATGGTGCTGGGCGGTGAAATGTTCACAGCGGACGAAGCGCTGTCGCATGGGCTGGTGGATGCTGTGGTGGAGACGGGTGCAGCCTTGCAGGCGGCGCAGGACTATGCGGCGCGGGTGGCCAAGCGCGGACCGGCTGCGCTGGAAATTTCCAAACTGATGCTGTCGGTCGCCAATGGCGAGGATAGTGGCACGGCAGTCGAGACGCTGGGGTCCATCCTTGTCGCCAAGACCGATGATCTGAAAGAAGGCGTGCGCTCGTTTACCGAAAAGCGCGAAGCAAATTTTGAAGGAAAATGGTGA
- a CDS encoding ABC transporter substrate-binding protein: MRSMLLALLAATAIATSAQAKDVTVAVTAIVEHPALDAARDGVKDALAEAGYKEGENLKFVYQSAQGNPATAAQIARQFVGEGPDVIVPISTPSAQAVVSATRDIPVVFTAVSDPLGAQLVKDMTKPGGNVTGLSDMSPVAEHIKLIKEVMPNIKKLGYLYNSGETNSVSLLAALKEAASAEGIEIVESAATKSAEVQGAARALVGRADAMYVPTDNTIVSALESAVGVAEESKLPLFTADTDSVKRGALAALGFNYYDVGKQTGAVVVKILKGEKPGDIAVDIAKGTDLVINLGAAKKMGVEFPQAVIDRATSKID, from the coding sequence ATGCGTTCTATGCTTCTGGCCTTGCTGGCCGCAACGGCCATTGCCACCTCGGCACAGGCAAAAGACGTAACCGTCGCCGTAACCGCCATCGTTGAACATCCGGCCCTCGACGCCGCGCGCGACGGCGTGAAGGATGCGCTGGCCGAAGCGGGCTACAAGGAAGGCGAAAATCTCAAATTCGTCTATCAATCCGCACAGGGCAACCCGGCAACTGCAGCGCAGATCGCCCGCCAGTTCGTCGGCGAAGGCCCGGATGTGATCGTTCCGATCTCCACGCCATCGGCACAGGCTGTCGTTTCGGCAACCCGCGATATTCCGGTCGTGTTCACCGCTGTTTCCGATCCGCTCGGCGCGCAGCTCGTCAAGGACATGACAAAGCCGGGCGGCAACGTGACCGGTCTTTCCGACATGTCGCCGGTGGCAGAGCATATCAAGCTCATCAAGGAAGTGATGCCGAACATCAAGAAGCTCGGTTATCTCTACAATTCCGGTGAAACCAATTCCGTGTCGCTTCTGGCCGCACTGAAGGAAGCAGCTTCCGCCGAAGGCATCGAAATCGTTGAATCGGCTGCCACCAAGTCGGCTGAAGTTCAGGGTGCAGCGCGCGCCCTCGTCGGCCGTGCGGACGCCATGTATGTTCCGACCGACAACACCATCGTTTCGGCTCTGGAAAGCGCCGTCGGCGTTGCTGAAGAAAGCAAGCTGCCGCTCTTCACTGCAGACACGGATTCGGTCAAGCGCGGTGCACTCGCTGCCCTCGGCTTCAACTATTACGATGTCGGCAAGCAGACCGGTGCCGTCGTGGTGAAGATTCTCAAGGGTGAAAAGCCAGGCGATATCGCTGTCGATATCGCCAAGGGAACCGATCTCGTCATCAATCTCGGCGCTGCCAAGAAGATGGGCGTCGAATTCCCGCAGGCTGTTATCGACCGCGCGACCAGCAAGATCGACTGA
- a CDS encoding acyl CoA:acetate/3-ketoacid CoA transferase yields MSKHISFAEAAALIPDNAVVSVSSSSGLGCPDMMLKAIGERFDETGHPQNITTLHPIAAGDMSGIKGVDYIAKKGLLKKIIGGSYPSGPSSAEPPLIWQMITNNEIPAYNIPSGILFDMHREAAAKRPGVLTKVGLDTFVDPKRQGSAMNDKAREEPVVKQVSFEGEDWLYFPNIVPHVTIIRATTADERGNLTYEHEGAYLGGLDQALAARNNGGIVIAQVKRIAKEGTLKPHDVRVPGVLVDYIVVDPDQKQTTQTLYDPAISGEIFRPLDTFRLAEFNIQKAIARRVAQELQAGSAVNLGFGISANVPRILLEEGLHGAVTWVIEQGAVGGVPLLDFAFGCVSNADAYMPSPYQFTYFQGAGFDASLLSFLEIGRDGSVNVSKLSFRPHVTAGAGGFVDITARAKKIVFSGMFNAGAKLSVADGKLVIEKEGKLKKLVNEVEHVTFSGPRGVEQGQDITYVTERAVLKLTPEGIVLTEIAPGVDLQTHILDQAEFPLIVSDQLKIMDEALFRDEPIGLTLPQKPARKLEA; encoded by the coding sequence ATGAGCAAACATATTTCCTTTGCGGAAGCAGCTGCCCTTATTCCCGACAACGCTGTCGTTTCGGTCTCTTCATCGAGCGGTCTTGGCTGCCCGGATATGATGCTGAAAGCGATTGGTGAACGGTTTGATGAAACCGGTCATCCCCAAAATATCACCACACTGCACCCGATTGCTGCGGGCGATATGAGTGGCATCAAGGGTGTCGATTACATCGCCAAAAAAGGGCTTCTGAAAAAGATCATCGGCGGTTCCTATCCGTCAGGGCCGTCGAGTGCCGAGCCGCCGCTGATCTGGCAGATGATCACCAATAACGAGATTCCGGCCTATAATATCCCGTCCGGCATTCTGTTCGACATGCATCGCGAGGCGGCTGCCAAGCGTCCGGGCGTGCTGACCAAGGTGGGGCTTGATACCTTCGTTGATCCCAAGCGTCAGGGATCGGCAATGAACGATAAGGCGCGCGAAGAGCCCGTCGTCAAACAGGTCAGTTTTGAAGGTGAAGACTGGCTCTATTTCCCCAATATCGTGCCGCATGTGACGATCATCCGCGCCACCACGGCCGATGAACGCGGCAATCTCACCTATGAGCATGAGGGTGCTTATCTTGGTGGGCTGGATCAGGCGCTGGCTGCGCGCAACAATGGCGGTATCGTCATTGCGCAGGTCAAACGCATTGCCAAGGAAGGCACGCTGAAACCGCATGATGTGCGCGTGCCGGGCGTGCTGGTGGATTATATCGTGGTTGATCCCGATCAGAAGCAGACCACACAGACGCTTTATGATCCGGCAATTTCCGGCGAGATTTTCCGTCCGCTTGATACATTCCGCTTGGCCGAATTCAATATTCAGAAAGCGATTGCGCGGCGTGTCGCACAGGAGTTGCAAGCGGGAAGTGCGGTCAATCTTGGCTTCGGCATTTCCGCCAATGTGCCGCGCATTCTGCTGGAAGAGGGCCTGCATGGCGCGGTGACATGGGTGATCGAGCAGGGTGCTGTTGGCGGCGTGCCGCTTCTCGATTTTGCCTTTGGCTGTGTATCGAATGCTGATGCCTATATGCCGTCACCCTATCAATTCACCTATTTTCAGGGCGCTGGCTTCGACGCCTCGCTCTTGTCCTTCCTTGAGATCGGACGCGACGGCTCAGTCAATGTGTCGAAGCTGTCATTCCGTCCGCATGTGACGGCGGGAGCAGGTGGGTTTGTCGATATTACTGCACGAGCCAAAAAGATTGTCTTCTCCGGCATGTTCAATGCAGGGGCGAAATTGTCGGTCGCTGACGGTAAGCTGGTGATCGAGAAGGAAGGCAAGCTCAAAAAGCTGGTGAATGAGGTTGAGCATGTCACCTTCTCCGGTCCGCGCGGTGTCGAACAGGGACAGGACATTACCTATGTCACCGAACGTGCGGTTCTGAAGCTCACGCCAGAAGGCATTGTGCTGACCGAGATTGCGCCGGGTGTGGATTTGCAGACGCATATTCTTGATCAGGCTGAGTTTCCGCTGATCGTTTCGGATCAGCTTAAAATCATGGATGAAGCCTTGTTCCGCGACGAGCCGATTGGCCTCACGCTGCCGCAAAAGCCTGCTCGAAAGCTGGAGGCTTAA
- a CDS encoding Gfo/Idh/MocA family protein, which yields MAKWGLIGASTIAKEWVIGAIRATGGEVVSVYSTNAERGETYARENGIARSVTSLEALLSDPEIDAVYISTTNELHRDQAIAAAKAHKHILCEKPLALTIGDAHQMLKAVREAGVVAGTNHHLRNAASHRAMHDAIAKGKIGKVLGARVFHAVYLPPHLHGWRIERPDAGGGVILDITVHDADTLRFVLGENPVEALAFSQQGGLSGEGLEDGVMGVLRFSSGVIAQFHDAFTTKYAETGFEVHGSEGSLIARNVMTQKPVGTVILRDKDGEHELPLDQKNLYETALQAFHNAIAGKGQPSATLEDGIWSLATGLAVLEAAKTGKATAVHSGL from the coding sequence ATGGCAAAGTGGGGCCTTATAGGCGCAAGCACCATTGCAAAAGAATGGGTGATCGGAGCCATTCGCGCCACCGGTGGCGAAGTCGTTTCCGTTTACAGCACCAATGCTGAGCGTGGCGAAACCTATGCCCGCGAAAACGGCATTGCCCGTTCCGTGACAAGCCTTGAAGCGCTGTTGTCCGATCCGGAAATCGACGCAGTCTATATCTCCACCACCAATGAATTGCATCGCGATCAGGCGATTGCCGCCGCAAAAGCTCACAAACATATTCTCTGTGAAAAGCCGCTGGCTCTGACGATTGGCGACGCGCATCAGATGCTGAAAGCCGTGCGTGAAGCGGGCGTTGTGGCTGGCACCAACCATCATTTGCGCAATGCTGCAAGCCATCGCGCCATGCACGATGCAATTGCCAAGGGCAAGATCGGCAAGGTGCTGGGCGCGCGGGTTTTTCATGCGGTTTATCTGCCGCCGCATTTGCACGGCTGGCGCATTGAACGCCCTGACGCGGGCGGCGGTGTGATCCTCGATATTACCGTGCATGATGCCGATACATTGCGCTTTGTGCTGGGTGAAAACCCAGTCGAGGCCTTGGCTTTCAGCCAGCAAGGGGGCCTCAGCGGCGAAGGACTGGAAGATGGCGTGATGGGCGTTTTGCGCTTCTCCTCCGGCGTCATCGCTCAGTTCCACGATGCTTTCACCACCAAATATGCGGAAACCGGCTTCGAGGTACATGGCAGCGAAGGCTCGCTTATTGCACGCAATGTCATGACGCAAAAGCCGGTCGGGACCGTCATTCTGCGTGACAAGGATGGCGAACACGAATTGCCGCTCGATCAGAAAAATCTCTACGAAACTGCCTTGCAGGCTTTCCATAATGCCATCGCTGGCAAGGGCCAGCCATCGGCAACATTGGAGGACGGCATCTGGTCGCTGGCGACCGGGCTTGCTGTGCTTGAGGCCGCAAAGACCGGCAAGGCTACCGCCGTTCATTCAGGACTTTGA
- a CDS encoding LLM class flavin-dependent oxidoreductase has translation MKKIGFLSFGHWSPSPQSGTRSASDALLQSIDLAVAAEELGADGAYFRVHHFARQLASPFPLLAAVGAKTSKIEIGTAVIDMRYENPFYMVEDASAADLISKGRLQLGISRGSPEQVIDGWRYFGYAPEEGKTDADMGRQHGEVFFEALKGQGFAQPNPRPMFPNPPGLLRIEPHSEGLRDRIWWGAASDATAIWAAKLGMNLQSSTLKKDESGEPLHIQQAKQIRAYREAWKEAGHTRTPRVSVSRSIFALVDDRDRAYFGGGSNEQDSIGYIEEDLRAVFGRSYAAEPDKLIKQLEKDEAIAEADTLLLTVPNQLGVDYNAHVIESILKHVAPALGWR, from the coding sequence ATGAAGAAAATCGGCTTTCTTTCCTTCGGTCATTGGTCGCCATCGCCGCAATCGGGAACCCGTTCCGCAAGCGATGCGCTTCTGCAATCGATTGACCTTGCTGTTGCCGCCGAGGAACTGGGCGCGGACGGCGCCTATTTCCGTGTGCATCATTTTGCGCGCCAGCTTGCCTCGCCTTTTCCGCTGCTTGCAGCAGTTGGCGCCAAGACGAGCAAGATCGAGATCGGCACGGCCGTCATCGACATGCGGTATGAAAACCCGTTCTATATGGTTGAAGATGCAAGTGCTGCGGACCTGATCTCCAAAGGCCGTCTGCAGCTCGGCATTAGCCGCGGCTCGCCGGAACAGGTGATCGATGGCTGGCGTTATTTCGGTTATGCGCCGGAAGAGGGCAAGACCGATGCCGATATGGGGCGCCAGCATGGCGAGGTGTTCTTCGAAGCGCTGAAGGGGCAGGGCTTCGCCCAGCCAAATCCGCGCCCGATGTTTCCGAATCCTCCCGGTCTGCTGCGCATTGAGCCGCATTCGGAAGGTCTTCGGGATCGCATCTGGTGGGGTGCCGCCTCGGATGCGACAGCGATCTGGGCGGCAAAGCTTGGCATGAATTTGCAAAGCTCGACCCTGAAGAAGGACGAGTCAGGCGAGCCGTTGCATATTCAGCAGGCCAAGCAGATCCGCGCCTATCGTGAAGCCTGGAAGGAAGCCGGACATACGCGCACGCCGCGTGTTTCGGTGAGCCGCAGCATCTTCGCGCTGGTTGATGATCGCGACCGGGCCTATTTTGGTGGCGGAAGCAACGAGCAGGATTCCATCGGCTATATCGAGGAAGATCTGCGGGCGGTCTTTGGTCGGTCTTATGCGGCTGAACCGGATAAGCTCATCAAGCAACTCGAAAAGGATGAGGCGATTGCTGAAGCCGATACGCTGCTTCTCACGGTGCCGAACCAGCTTGGTGTCGACTACAACGCGCATGTAATTGAGTCGATCCTCAAGCATGTTGCGCCAGCACTTGGCTGGCGCTGA
- a CDS encoding LacI family DNA-binding transcriptional regulator — protein MSKNSVTVIDIAREAGVSKSTVSLVLRGSPLVHAETRAKVQEVIEKLGYVYNRSAANLRQAKSKIIGLVVNDLTNSFFAELAVGVDRVMQSAGYVQFLANTAESIDRQREVIASMREHGIAGLIVSPARGTEANDLKPLAKSGLPVVQMVRDVPGSGVSSIVSDNRGGVAKAVEHLVSLGHSVIAFMGGYADTAVFAERVAGYRAGLEQADILFDDALVFTAAPSRAGGVEALEQMLRHGMKPTAAVCFNDAVAFGVCDGLRAANLEPGRDFGVVGFDDVIEAKTAVPALTTVSVDPQGLGERAAQLLLKQINSERVEAEAQRLSVRLAVRASCGAPFKNEEKFAWQSGAL, from the coding sequence ATGAGCAAGAACAGCGTCACCGTTATCGATATTGCGCGCGAGGCAGGCGTGTCGAAATCGACTGTCTCGCTGGTGCTGCGTGGTAGTCCGCTTGTTCATGCCGAAACCCGGGCCAAGGTGCAGGAGGTAATCGAGAAACTCGGTTATGTTTATAACCGTTCGGCTGCCAATCTCCGTCAGGCGAAATCGAAAATCATCGGCCTTGTGGTCAATGACCTGACCAACAGCTTCTTTGCCGAGCTGGCAGTTGGTGTTGATCGTGTCATGCAGTCGGCGGGTTATGTGCAGTTTCTCGCCAACACGGCGGAAAGCATTGATCGTCAGCGCGAAGTGATTGCCTCGATGCGTGAACATGGCATTGCCGGGCTGATCGTTTCGCCAGCGCGTGGAACAGAGGCTAATGATCTGAAACCACTGGCAAAAAGCGGCCTGCCGGTTGTACAGATGGTGCGCGATGTACCGGGATCGGGCGTTTCTTCCATCGTTTCGGACAATCGCGGCGGCGTGGCAAAGGCGGTCGAGCATTTGGTGTCTCTGGGGCACAGCGTTATCGCTTTCATGGGCGGTTATGCGGATACCGCTGTTTTTGCTGAAAGAGTTGCGGGCTATCGTGCGGGACTTGAGCAGGCGGATATCCTGTTTGATGATGCGCTGGTCTTTACCGCAGCACCTTCACGTGCGGGCGGTGTGGAAGCGCTGGAACAGATGCTGCGGCATGGCATGAAACCGACCGCTGCGGTGTGCTTCAACGATGCCGTGGCTTTTGGTGTCTGCGATGGTTTGCGCGCTGCAAATCTGGAGCCGGGCCGGGATTTTGGCGTGGTTGGTTTTGACGATGTGATCGAAGCCAAGACCGCTGTTCCGGCGCTGACGACGGTATCTGTCGATCCGCAAGGTTTGGGAGAACGTGCGGCGCAGCTCTTGCTGAAACAGATCAATTCGGAACGGGTGGAGGCGGAGGCGCAGCGCTTGTCGGTGCGTCTTGCGGTGCGTGCAAGTTGTGGTGCGCCGTTCAAAAATGAGGAGAAATTCGCATGGCAAAGTGGGGCCTTATAG
- a CDS encoding aldehyde dehydrogenase family protein → MVMSVVVKPQPLTGLEVREFSMLIDGKWVGSESGQTIERVAPGHGVTVSRYPAGNKADVERAVAAARKAFDDGRWSSKTASQRSLILLKAADLIEARAEELAYLDAIEAGKPISQVRGEIAGSVDIWRYAAALARDLHGESYNTLGDGTLGVVLREAIGVVSIITPWNFPFLIVGQKLPFALAAGCTAVVKPSELTSGSTLLLGEILAEAGVPDGVVNIITGTGADVGQHMSTHPDVDMVSFTGSTGVGKLTMANAAQTLKKVSLELGGKNPQILFPDADMDAFIDAAVFGAWFNAGECCNAGSRLIVHRSIVDEIVGRVADLSKKVIVGDPLDVSTQVGAIITPQHLTKVGTYVDQAKKAGAAIAHGGDVLDLGLGQYMGPTIIAGVKADMAVAREEVFGPVLSVLSFNTVDEAISIANAVDYGLSAGVWSRDFDTCMTIGRKVRAGTVWMNTFMDGTPELPFGGYRQSGLGRELGRHAVEDYTETKTLNMHIGARTGWWMPQGK, encoded by the coding sequence ATGGTGATGAGCGTAGTCGTAAAACCGCAGCCGTTGACCGGGCTGGAAGTCCGCGAATTCTCCATGCTGATCGATGGAAAATGGGTGGGCAGTGAAAGTGGCCAAACGATTGAACGTGTGGCGCCCGGCCATGGAGTGACGGTGAGCCGCTATCCGGCCGGCAACAAGGCCGATGTGGAACGCGCTGTTGCGGCTGCGCGCAAGGCTTTTGACGATGGGCGCTGGTCGTCTAAAACCGCATCGCAGCGTTCGCTGATTTTGCTGAAAGCCGCCGATCTGATTGAAGCGCGGGCGGAAGAGCTGGCCTATCTCGATGCGATTGAAGCCGGCAAACCAATTTCTCAGGTGCGTGGCGAGATAGCAGGGTCGGTCGATATCTGGCGCTATGCGGCAGCGCTCGCACGTGATCTGCATGGTGAAAGCTATAATACGCTGGGTGATGGCACCCTTGGTGTCGTGCTGCGCGAGGCAATTGGTGTCGTTTCCATCATCACGCCGTGGAATTTCCCGTTCCTGATCGTGGGTCAGAAGCTGCCATTTGCTTTGGCAGCGGGCTGCACGGCAGTCGTAAAACCTTCGGAACTCACATCCGGATCGACATTGTTACTCGGCGAAATTCTGGCCGAAGCAGGCGTCCCGGACGGTGTTGTCAACATCATCACCGGAACGGGCGCTGATGTCGGTCAGCATATGAGCACGCATCCGGATGTTGATATGGTTTCGTTCACCGGTTCAACCGGCGTGGGCAAGCTGACCATGGCCAACGCGGCACAAACGCTGAAAAAAGTATCGCTGGAGCTTGGCGGCAAGAACCCGCAAATCCTGTTTCCTGATGCCGATATGGATGCCTTTATCGATGCTGCCGTTTTTGGCGCATGGTTCAATGCAGGCGAGTGCTGCAATGCCGGTTCGCGGCTCATTGTGCATCGCTCGATTGTCGATGAGATTGTCGGGCGCGTGGCTGATCTGTCGAAGAAAGTCATCGTTGGTGATCCGCTCGATGTCAGTACGCAGGTTGGCGCGATCATCACGCCGCAGCATTTGACAAAGGTTGGCACCTATGTCGATCAGGCCAAAAAGGCGGGTGCTGCAATTGCCCACGGTGGCGATGTGCTGGATCTCGGCCTTGGCCAATATATGGGGCCGACCATCATTGCGGGCGTGAAGGCCGATATGGCCGTGGCGCGTGAAGAAGTGTTCGGGCCGGTTCTGTCGGTGCTGTCTTTTAATACGGTGGATGAGGCAATTTCGATTGCCAATGCGGTTGATTATGGCTTGTCGGCTGGCGTGTGGAGCCGCGATTTCGATACCTGCATGACCATCGGACGCAAGGTGCGGGCAGGTACTGTCTGGATGAACACCTTCATGGATGGCACGCCGGAACTGCCTTTCGGCGGTTATCGTCAGTCGGGTCTGGGCCGCGAGCTGGGCCGTCATGCGGTGGAGGACTATACCGAAACCAAGACGCTCAACATGCATATCGGTGCGCGCACCGGCTGGTGGATGCCACAAGGCAAGTAA
- a CDS encoding ABC transporter permease, producing MSQIAFWGAVELGLVFAFVAIGVYLAFRVLDFPDLTVDGSFPLGAAVTGVLILAGMNAWLAAAIAMVAGAAAGLVTATLNVRFKILNLLASILTMIALFSVNLRVMGRPNIALINQDTMLTPFFGHGIPEYYVRPLFLFVLVAIAVFVVWRFLESDMGLAMRATGANPRMARAQGVRTDRQIYLGMALSNALVALGGSLFAQTNGFADVTSGVGTIVVGLAAVIIGETLLRSRFILVILIGCVLGSIIYRIAIQFALSNGDILGLQASDLNIATALLVTFALILPRLRRGGASA from the coding sequence GTGAGTCAGATCGCCTTCTGGGGTGCGGTCGAATTGGGCCTCGTCTTCGCATTTGTAGCCATCGGCGTCTATCTGGCGTTCCGCGTCCTCGATTTCCCCGATCTGACGGTTGACGGTTCGTTTCCGCTGGGCGCTGCCGTAACCGGTGTACTAATCCTGGCGGGCATGAATGCCTGGCTGGCGGCAGCCATCGCCATGGTTGCGGGTGCTGCTGCCGGGCTTGTAACCGCGACGCTGAACGTGCGTTTCAAGATTCTCAATCTTCTCGCATCTATCCTGACCATGATCGCGCTGTTCTCCGTCAATCTGCGCGTCATGGGGCGTCCCAACATCGCGCTCATCAATCAGGACACCATGCTGACACCGTTCTTCGGTCACGGCATTCCCGAATATTATGTACGTCCGCTGTTCCTTTTCGTGCTGGTCGCCATTGCGGTATTTGTCGTCTGGCGCTTTCTGGAAAGCGATATGGGTCTTGCCATGCGCGCAACCGGCGCCAATCCGAGAATGGCGCGTGCACAGGGCGTTCGTACCGACAGGCAGATCTATCTTGGCATGGCGCTGTCGAACGCACTGGTGGCGCTCGGTGGCTCGCTCTTCGCGCAGACAAACGGCTTTGCCGATGTGACCTCGGGCGTCGGCACCATCGTGGTCGGCCTTGCAGCGGTCATCATCGGTGAAACGCTGTTGCGCAGCCGTTTCATTCTGGTGATCCTGATTGGCTGTGTGCTCGGCTCGATCATCTATCGTATCGCCATCCAGTTTGCGCTTTCGAATGGTGACATTCTTGGCCTGCAGGCATCCGATCTCAACATTGCCACCGCCCTTCTCGTTACCTTCGCCCTGATATTGCCGCGCCTGCGTCGCGGAGGAGCATCGGCATGA
- a CDS encoding ABC transporter ATP-binding protein, which yields MIELSNLDVVFGRGTPLEKQVLNKINLTMDQGSFVTVIGSNGAGKSTMLGVLAGDVIPTAGKVVISGKDVTRKPTAERAGLVARVFQDPLAGSCGTLSIEENLALAASRGKTRGLTHALNSKRRAWFRERVASLNLGLENRMQDRMELLSGGQRQALSLIMATLSGSEVLLLDEHTAALDPGMAEFVMELTRTLIAENKLTALMVTHSMRQALDYGDRTIMLHGGKILLDVTGDKRKTLGVEDLIEMFRKVRGQTLDDDALLIE from the coding sequence ATGATCGAACTTTCCAATCTCGATGTCGTGTTCGGTCGCGGCACTCCGCTCGAAAAGCAGGTCTTGAACAAGATCAACCTGACCATGGACCAGGGTTCCTTCGTCACGGTCATCGGGTCGAACGGCGCAGGCAAATCCACGATGCTGGGCGTTCTTGCAGGCGATGTGATCCCCACTGCTGGCAAAGTGGTCATCAGTGGCAAGGATGTGACCCGCAAGCCCACTGCCGAGCGGGCCGGTCTTGTCGCCCGCGTGTTCCAGGATCCGCTGGCAGGCAGCTGCGGTACACTGTCAATCGAGGAAAACCTCGCTCTGGCTGCTTCGCGCGGCAAGACGCGCGGCCTCACCCACGCGCTCAATTCCAAGCGTCGCGCATGGTTTCGCGAGCGTGTGGCGAGCCTCAATCTGGGGCTGGAAAACCGTATGCAGGACCGCATGGAGCTTCTCTCCGGCGGCCAGCGTCAGGCCCTGTCACTGATCATGGCGACGCTTTCCGGTTCGGAAGTACTGCTGCTCGATGAGCATACAGCAGCGCTTGATCCCGGCATGGCCGAGTTCGTGATGGAACTGACCCGGACGCTGATTGCCGAGAATAAGCTGACCGCGCTGATGGTCACCCATTCCATGCGGCAGGCGCTCGATTATGGCGACCGCACGATCATGCTGCATGGCGGCAAGATCCTGCTCGACGTGACCGGCGACAAGCGCAAGACGCTGGGTGTGGAAGACCTCATCGAAATGTTCCGCAAGGTGCGCGGCCAGACGCTCGATGACGATGCGCTGCTGATCGAATAG